Proteins from one Hyperolius riggenbachi isolate aHypRig1 chromosome 2, aHypRig1.pri, whole genome shotgun sequence genomic window:
- the LOC137544633 gene encoding E3 ubiquitin-protein ligase TRIM39-like, protein MASADVTAELRCSICMEIYRDPVTLPCGHNFCRGCITQTWDLRDDLTENKCPECQRIYRRRPELRQNTTLHQIAEVFHATETDQEQTGVFCNYCEFPVPATKSCLQCETSLCDHHLRRHDKSGGHTLLPPTTDLGKRKCSVHKEILEYYCVKDAACVCASCYVIGEHVGHKILSLDEASEEKKKKLRNDQRKLMVEAEKAEKIVQSLEDLRRNVQEKADGETERVTTLFRDLRKQLQNPKKIIQSVEEYRRKAQEKADGETERVTALFRDLRRRQKDLEKKVLSDITRQAKSYEGVVRQMEIKKEELSRKIRHIEELCSMTDPLTVLQESDTGDLCDTEDRERHDKQFHDGGYLDVAGISHTLHTGLADVMSGVSGGIYIYIQHADIFLDVNTAGNNLHISADRKTASWSDRNQNHPETPERFQDHCQVLSSQRFSSGRHYWEVDVGGSAMWAVGLSYPSVARRGGQSWFGMNNKSWGLYRNGNQYAVVYDNKEIPLANKIPSDRVRIYLDYEAGQISFYAPCDPIRHLHTFISIFTEPLHAGLLVFIGCIKLSKGIQNS, encoded by the coding sequence ATGGCATCTGCTGATGTGACTGCTGAGCTCCGCTGCTCCATCTGTATGGAGATCTATAGAGATCCTGTGACCTTGCCGTGTGGCCACAACTTCTGCCGGGGCTGCATCACACAGACTTGGGACCTCCGGGACGATCTAACAGAAAATAAATGTCCAGAATGTCAGCGTATATACAGGAGGAGAcctgagctgagacaaaacactACTTTACATCAGATAGCCGAGGTTTTTCATGCTACAGAGACAGATCAGGAGCAGACCGGGGTCTTCTGTAATTACTGTGAGTTTCCTGTTCCTGCTACTAAATCCTGTCTGCAGTGTGAGACCTCCTTGTGTGATCATCACCTGCGGAGACATGACAAGTCAGGAGGTCACACATTACTGCCTCCCACCACTGACCTGGGGAAGaggaaatgctccgtccataagGAGATCCTAGAGTATTACTGCGTTAAGGATGCTGCCTGTGTTTGTGCATCCTGCTATGTGATCGGTGAACATGTAGGACATAAGATATTGTCACTGGATGAGGCCtctgaggagaagaagaagaagctgaggAATGATCAGCGGAAACTCATGGTAGAGGCAGAGAAGGCTGAGAAAATAGTTCAAAGTCTGGAGGATCTCAGGAGGAATGTGCAAGAAAAAGCAGATGGTGAAACAGAGAGAGTCACTAccctgtttagagacctcaggaAACAGCTACAAAATCCAAAGAAAATAATCCAGAGTGTGGAGGaatacaggagaaaagcacaagaaaaagcagATGGTGAAACAGAGAGAGTCACTGCCCTGTTTAGAGACCTTAGAAGACGTCAGAAAGATCTGGAAAAGAAAGTCCTGAGTGACATCACAAGACAGGCAAAATCCTATGAAGGCGTTGTCAGGCAAATGGAAATAAAGAaggaggagctgtccaggaagatacgtcacattgaggagctgtgtagcatgactgatccactgactgtcttgcaggaatcagacacaggtgacttgtgtgacacggaggacagagagagacatgATAAACAGTTCCATGATGGAGGGTatctggatgtggccggcatctcacacacattacacacaggactagCTGATGTCATGTCTGGGGTATCTGGAGGgatctatatctatatacagCATGCAGACATATTCctggatgtaaacacagctggTAATAATCTACATATATCAGCTGACAGGAAAACTGCCTCCTGGTCAGACAGAAACCAGAATCACCCAGAAACACCAGAGAGATTTCAAGATCATTGTCAAGTGTTGAGCAGCCAGAGattctcctcagggcgacattactgggaagtggatgttgggggATCAGCTATGTGGGCAGTTGGATTAagttaccccagtgtagccaggagaggaggtcagtcaTGGTTTGGGATGAATAACAAGTCCTGGGGTTTGTACAGGAATGGTAATCAGTATGCTGTGGTGTATGACAATAAAGAGATCCCGTTAGCCAACAAGATCCCCAGTGATAGAGTCaggatatatctggattatgaggccgggcagatctccttttatgcccCATGTGACccgatcagacacctccacaccttcatTTCCatcttcactgagcccctccatgctgggTTATTGGTATTTATTGGTTGTATAAAGTTATCTAAGGGGATACAGAACTCGTGA